The following coding sequences are from one Mesorhizobium onobrychidis window:
- a CDS encoding TrmH family RNA methyltransferase yields the protein MSNDNKPKTPKDTHYAKLRRAHRDEKSGGAPAFRPRQPLPPGETAADGLVRLYGLHTVRAALDNPRRRIKKMLVTRNAAERLAIADLAALPFETEMVEPKDIDKVTGSDAVHQGVLIEAEPLKPKRLDALGDTTLVLVLDQVTDPHNVGAILRSAVAFGAGALITTARHSPHESGVLAKSASGALEHIDQIEVKNLADAVGQLHEAGFQTIGLDSDGPAELEKSFSGEKIALVLGAEGKGLRQKTRETVTTLARLDMPGAIRSLNVSNAAAVSLYAARKFLG from the coding sequence ATGAGCAACGATAACAAGCCCAAGACCCCGAAAGACACCCACTACGCCAAGCTGCGGCGTGCGCATCGCGACGAGAAAAGCGGCGGCGCGCCGGCGTTCAGGCCGCGCCAGCCGTTGCCGCCAGGAGAGACCGCCGCAGACGGCCTGGTGCGGCTTTACGGCCTGCACACGGTGCGGGCGGCACTCGACAATCCGCGCCGGCGGATCAAGAAGATGCTGGTGACGCGCAACGCCGCCGAGCGGCTGGCGATCGCCGACCTCGCCGCCCTGCCCTTTGAGACAGAGATGGTCGAACCGAAAGACATCGACAAGGTCACCGGCTCCGATGCCGTGCATCAGGGCGTGCTGATCGAAGCCGAGCCACTGAAGCCGAAGCGCCTCGATGCGCTCGGCGATACAACGTTGGTGCTGGTCCTCGACCAGGTTACCGACCCTCACAATGTCGGCGCGATCCTGCGCTCGGCGGTCGCCTTCGGCGCCGGCGCGCTGATCACCACGGCGCGCCACAGCCCGCATGAATCCGGCGTGCTGGCGAAATCGGCCTCCGGCGCGCTGGAGCATATCGACCAGATCGAGGTGAAGAACCTCGCCGACGCGGTCGGCCAGCTGCACGAGGCCGGTTTCCAGACCATCGGCCTCGATTCCGACGGACCGGCGGAACTCGAGAAGAGTTTTTCGGGAGAAAAGATCGCATTGGTGCTGGGCGCCGAGGGCAAGGGCCTCCGCCAGAAGACCCGCGAGACGGTGACGACGCTCGCCCGGCTCGACATGCCCGGCGCCATCCGCTCGCTGAACGTGTCGAACGCCGCGGCGGTGAGCCTTTATGCAGCGAGGAAATTTTTGGGGTAA
- a CDS encoding DUF768 domain-containing protein: protein MSTRGTNFLHKWLSNHLDGLLSADVISVSEAVQKLLADAKAVGIGEVEIEEDIGSVYEVILDAIVHHDEGLAN from the coding sequence ATGAGCACACGCGGTACGAACTTCTTGCACAAATGGCTGAGCAACCACCTCGATGGCCTCCTGAGCGCGGACGTGATTTCAGTCAGCGAAGCGGTCCAGAAGCTGCTCGCTGATGCAAAAGCTGTAGGCATCGGCGAAGTCGAGATCGAGGAAGACATAGGGAGTGTCTACGAAGTGATCCTCGATGCGATCGTCCACCATGACGAAGGCCTGGCGAACTGA
- a CDS encoding IS4 family transposase, producing the protein MRFAPSIFGQLLEPIDRRQFQAIVDRHDGDAYDKSFRSWDHLVALIYAQFCGSSGLRGLEAGWNANSQHHYHLGSGPLMRSTLSDANRRRPVAIFAEAFGLVAGLLDRQTRREGTEMLRLIDSTPIPLGKLCDWAKSNGRIRGMKVHVVYDPKADCPRVLDITDANVNDAQVGRQITIEAGATYVFDKGYCHYGWWTAIAEAGSIFVTRPKANMGLALVCDRPIAEPQGDGFLVVEDSEVSLVSKGVCKLPMRLRRLRVQREEGDTITLLTNDLERSAIEIGRLYKGRWQIELLFRWIKQHLKIRKFLGNNGNAIRLQLFAAMIAYALLRIVARTRRVPIPILRFTELVAQYLFGRRKMHTIHKPPPVNQSRPKDRASPNQMAFIYE; encoded by the coding sequence ATGCGCTTTGCACCTAGCATCTTCGGGCAGCTTCTTGAACCCATCGATCGGCGTCAATTCCAAGCAATTGTGGATCGCCACGACGGGGATGCGTACGACAAATCGTTCAGAAGCTGGGATCATCTGGTGGCGCTGATCTATGCCCAGTTCTGCGGCAGCAGCGGCTTGCGTGGCCTGGAAGCCGGCTGGAACGCCAACAGCCAGCATCATTATCACCTGGGCAGCGGTCCCTTGATGCGTTCGACCTTGTCGGACGCCAACAGACGGCGTCCGGTCGCCATCTTTGCCGAGGCGTTCGGTCTGGTGGCGGGTCTGCTTGACCGGCAGACGCGGCGCGAGGGCACAGAAATGCTGCGGCTGATCGACTCGACCCCCATTCCGCTCGGCAAACTGTGCGATTGGGCCAAGTCGAACGGGCGCATCCGCGGCATGAAGGTGCATGTCGTCTATGACCCGAAGGCCGACTGTCCGCGCGTCCTCGACATCACCGACGCCAACGTCAACGACGCCCAGGTCGGCCGCCAGATCACGATCGAAGCTGGAGCGACCTACGTGTTCGACAAGGGCTACTGCCATTATGGCTGGTGGACGGCGATCGCCGAAGCCGGATCGATCTTCGTGACGCGGCCCAAGGCCAACATGGGGCTGGCGCTGGTGTGCGATCGCCCTATAGCCGAGCCGCAGGGCGACGGCTTCCTGGTTGTGGAAGACAGTGAGGTAAGCCTGGTCAGCAAGGGCGTTTGCAAGCTGCCGATGCGCCTGCGTCGCCTGCGCGTTCAGCGCGAAGAGGGCGACACCATCACGCTTTTGACCAACGATCTGGAGCGCTCCGCCATCGAGATTGGACGGCTCTACAAAGGCCGCTGGCAAATCGAGCTTCTGTTCCGATGGATCAAGCAGCACCTCAAGATCCGCAAGTTCCTCGGCAACAACGGCAATGCCATTCGCCTGCAACTCTTTGCCGCAATGATCGCCTATGCGCTGCTGCGCATTGTCGCGCGCACCCGCCGCGTCCCTATTCCAATCTTGAGGTTCACAGAACTGGTCGCTCAATACTTGTTCGGGCGGCGGAAAATGCACACCATCCACAAGCCGCCACCGGTCAATCAAAGCCGACCAAAAGACCGAGCCTCTCCCAATCAGATGGCCTTCATATATGAATAA
- a CDS encoding class I SAM-dependent methyltransferase yields MTKLGKVHASKEIMITATDLLASEYDQVLRDFGIQPFVRTVFGDAENLSTQFGDYSFDIVHGQNCIDHTASPLKAIQQMLSVTKHDGFVVLYHAENEGKTESYKQLHKWDFTCEKGHFVIRGPGPGGDAVDATDALAAVGSVECSLDDGAVLVAIRKHPQRRQ; encoded by the coding sequence TTGACGAAGCTCGGCAAAGTGCATGCCTCGAAAGAGATCATGATTACTGCAACTGACCTGCTGGCATCAGAATATGATCAAGTTCTGAGAGATTTTGGGATCCAACCTTTTGTGCGAACAGTCTTTGGTGACGCCGAAAATCTTAGCACTCAATTTGGCGATTACAGTTTCGACATCGTGCATGGACAGAATTGTATAGACCACACGGCTAGTCCACTCAAGGCAATACAACAGATGCTCTCGGTCACAAAACATGATGGTTTCGTCGTGCTTTATCATGCTGAAAACGAAGGAAAGACGGAATCGTACAAGCAGCTGCACAAGTGGGACTTCACATGTGAGAAAGGACATTTCGTTATCAGAGGGCCTGGACCGGGTGGGGATGCGGTGGATGCCACTGACGCGCTGGCCGCGGTAGGGTCTGTTGAATGTAGCTTGGATGACGGCGCGGTGCTTGTTGCAATCCGAAAGCATCCGCAAAGACGCCAGTGA
- the bhcR gene encoding HTH-type transcriptional regulator BhcR gives METTEKRQRGRPRAFHGPSDAASVQSLDRALRILAIVADGSGLSLSEIAAQSGLPASTAYRMLTTLENHGMVEFDSTDQLWSIGVETYRMGAAFLRRRKLVDRARTVMQELMEKTGETANLGVAEDDCVVFVSQVETHQAIRAFFRPGTRSSFHASGIGKAVLAHLEPERVGAILRRAGLERFTEKTLSDISALARDLVTIKLRGWSVDDEERHPGMRCVAAAIFNEFGEPIGGVSVSGPTVRVTPERLAEIGPLVREAATEITRMIGGLPPPSSPSRAAEPGSLFEIGAARSP, from the coding sequence ATGGAAACGACTGAAAAACGCCAGCGCGGGCGGCCGCGTGCCTTCCACGGTCCGTCCGACGCCGCTTCGGTGCAGTCGCTCGACCGGGCGCTGCGCATCCTGGCCATCGTCGCCGACGGCAGCGGTCTGTCGCTGAGCGAGATCGCCGCGCAGAGCGGCCTCCCCGCCTCCACCGCCTACCGCATGCTGACGACGCTGGAAAACCACGGCATGGTCGAGTTCGACAGCACCGACCAGCTCTGGTCGATCGGCGTCGAGACTTATCGCATGGGCGCGGCGTTCCTGCGCCGCCGCAAACTGGTCGACCGCGCCCGCACCGTTATGCAGGAACTGATGGAGAAGACCGGCGAGACCGCCAATCTCGGCGTCGCCGAGGACGATTGCGTCGTCTTCGTCAGCCAGGTCGAGACGCATCAGGCGATCCGCGCCTTCTTCCGGCCGGGCACGCGCAGTTCCTTCCATGCGTCGGGCATCGGCAAGGCGGTGCTGGCGCATCTCGAGCCGGAGCGCGTCGGCGCCATCCTGCGTCGGGCCGGGCTGGAGCGCTTCACCGAAAAGACGCTGTCCGACATCTCGGCGCTGGCCCGTGATCTGGTGACGATCAAGCTGCGCGGCTGGTCGGTCGACGACGAGGAGCGGCACCCCGGCATGCGCTGCGTGGCCGCCGCGATCTTCAACGAGTTCGGCGAGCCGATCGGCGGGGTTTCGGTTTCGGGACCGACAGTGCGGGTGACGCCGGAGCGGCTGGCCGAGATCGGCCCCCTGGTGCGCGAAGCCGCAACGGAAATAACCAGGATGATTGGTGGTCTGCCGCCCCCTTCTTCACCAAGCCGCGCCGCCGAACCGGGTTCACTCTTCGAGATTGGCGCTGCGCGCTCACCTTGA
- a CDS encoding helix-turn-helix domain-containing protein — protein sequence MADLTPEANRAARAILKWSVRDVAALAGIAFSTVHRFEQTGIATETTKAKIVAAYALHNVDITNGEGTGARLRKPAAPGHNLPDGEAGIIENNEM from the coding sequence ATGGCCGACCTTACACCCGAGGCAAATCGCGCTGCTCGTGCTATCTTGAAATGGTCGGTTCGTGACGTCGCCGCCCTGGCCGGCATCGCCTTTTCCACCGTCCATCGCTTCGAACAGACTGGCATTGCGACCGAGACGACCAAGGCAAAGATTGTTGCGGCCTACGCGTTGCACAATGTCGATATAACGAATGGCGAAGGCACCGGCGCGAGGCTGCGGAAGCCGGCGGCGCCTGGCCACAACCTTCCCGACGGCGAAGCAGGCATCATCGAAAACAACGAGATGTAG
- a CDS encoding RDD family protein, whose protein sequence is MTSDSVPCVGFWRRLAAFIVDGFVVIVPLQLATVVLFSLTDAKVQGSFLGTKQCEQVTHLPQGLDPPPFAGANWAEICKFSFFGFQTAHVLTVSTVTQNGSTTKIISRSYTLDGEGRPNSAFVADWLAILLLFAYVIPFETLRGATFGKSLVRIRTVVKKTPERIGLPLKTTLGREGAKLLGFIPGLMFPLMFLAGYGPDNPQWDEVFWPLSLCVLAVSFAWAVWNIADVVRKRDPIYDRLAGTAVLRKQ, encoded by the coding sequence ATGACTTCAGATTCTGTGCCCTGCGTCGGCTTCTGGCGGAGGCTCGCTGCCTTTATCGTCGATGGGTTCGTGGTGATTGTGCCGCTGCAGCTCGCGACAGTAGTTCTCTTTTCGCTAACCGACGCCAAGGTGCAGGGAAGCTTCCTTGGCACGAAGCAGTGCGAGCAAGTCACCCACTTACCACAAGGGCTCGATCCGCCACCATTTGCCGGCGCGAACTGGGCAGAGATCTGCAAATTTAGCTTCTTCGGATTCCAAACCGCGCATGTGCTGACGGTTTCTACTGTGACGCAGAACGGTTCGACAACCAAGATCATATCCCGCAGCTACACCCTTGACGGCGAAGGGCGACCCAATTCAGCTTTCGTAGCCGACTGGCTCGCAATCTTGCTCCTGTTCGCCTACGTCATCCCGTTTGAGACGCTACGCGGTGCGACATTCGGTAAGTCGCTTGTGCGCATTCGCACCGTGGTGAAGAAGACCCCGGAGCGGATTGGGTTGCCGCTCAAGACCACATTGGGACGGGAAGGCGCCAAGCTTCTAGGCTTCATCCCTGGGCTTATGTTTCCCCTCATGTTTCTTGCCGGTTATGGGCCGGACAATCCGCAGTGGGACGAGGTTTTTTGGCCGCTCTCCTTGTGCGTGTTGGCGGTCAGTTTTGCCTGGGCAGTTTGGAACATCGCCGATGTCGTGCGCAAGCGTGACCCGATCTATGATCGTCTCGCTGGTACTGCGGTTTTGAGGAAACAATAG
- a CDS encoding ParB N-terminal domain-containing protein, with amino-acid sequence MNNLITVLPIEELHRHSKARALNDDVLAALADSIDQVGLINPIRVRQAGYGYEIMRERLWKRVQEHAGPPPKDMPKRPATQWVKPGIKARVKHLRGEEDLRHASLQDFWDED; translated from the coding sequence TTGAACAATCTCATCACGGTTTTGCCGATCGAAGAACTTCATCGGCATTCAAAGGCGCGCGCCCTGAATGACGACGTCCTCGCCGCCCTGGCCGATAGCATCGACCAAGTCGGCCTCATCAATCCGATCCGGGTACGTCAAGCTGGTTATGGCTACGAGATCATGCGGGAACGGCTGTGGAAGCGCGTCCAGGAACATGCCGGCCCACCACCCAAAGACATGCCAAAGCGGCCAGCGACGCAGTGGGTCAAACCGGGGATCAAGGCACGCGTGAAGCATTTAAGGGGCGAGGAAGACCTTCGGCACGCCTCGCTGCAGGATTTCTGGGACGAGGATTGA
- a CDS encoding helix-turn-helix transcriptional regulator yields the protein MEPTDPLLTAREGAKVLQVSIPTFWRRVADGTVPPPVKIGALSRWPHSEIVAVIENAKALRYGSAA from the coding sequence ATGGAACCCACAGACCCACTCCTGACCGCTCGCGAGGGCGCAAAGGTACTGCAAGTCAGCATCCCGACCTTCTGGCGACGTGTCGCCGATGGCACGGTGCCGCCGCCGGTTAAAATCGGCGCGCTCTCCCGCTGGCCGCATTCTGAGATAGTTGCCGTTATCGAGAACGCGAAGGCGCTGCGCTACGGGAGCGCTGCTTGA
- a CDS encoding BA14K family protein, producing MFKRTIVSGLIATTVAAAMLAGSVQPSAAHHKHHHNKHLGIGIAAGVGGFLLGSALAQPRTVYIEDHGGSWHVRRCLDRYQSYDPYTDTYVGYDGYRHYCRL from the coding sequence ATGTTCAAGCGCACCATCGTTTCCGGCCTCATCGCCACCACTGTCGCCGCCGCCATGCTCGCCGGCTCCGTCCAGCCTTCGGCCGCCCATCACAAGCACCATCACAACAAGCATCTTGGCATCGGCATCGCCGCCGGCGTCGGCGGCTTCCTGCTCGGCAGCGCGCTCGCCCAGCCGCGCACCGTCTACATCGAGGACCACGGCGGTTCGTGGCACGTCCGGCGCTGCCTCGATCGCTACCAGAGCTACGATCCCTACACCGACACCTATGTCGGCTACGACGGCTATCGCCACTATTGCCGGCTTTGA
- a CDS encoding YbaK/EbsC family protein, translated as MSLQSVKAFFAEYAPDIEVIETPTSSATVALAAEAHGVEPGQIAKTICLRVGDRVMLVVARGDARIDNRKSRDAFGGKPRMLDAEQVAEITGHPIGGVCPFGLASPLPVYCDVSLRAYDQVVPAAGATNAAVKIGVERMAALTGAEWCDICQDELGPGHRALGR; from the coding sequence ATGAGCCTCCAATCCGTCAAAGCCTTCTTCGCCGAATATGCCCCCGACATCGAGGTGATCGAAACGCCGACAAGCTCGGCGACCGTCGCGCTCGCGGCCGAGGCGCACGGCGTCGAGCCGGGGCAGATCGCCAAGACCATCTGCCTGCGCGTCGGTGACCGGGTCATGCTGGTCGTCGCCCGCGGCGACGCGCGCATCGACAATCGCAAATCGCGCGATGCATTCGGCGGCAAGCCGCGCATGCTCGATGCCGAGCAGGTGGCCGAAATCACTGGCCATCCGATTGGCGGCGTCTGCCCCTTCGGCCTCGCCTCGCCGTTGCCGGTCTATTGCGACGTATCGCTGCGCGCCTACGATCAGGTCGTGCCAGCGGCCGGCGCAACCAATGCAGCGGTGAAAATAGGCGTCGAGCGCATGGCAGCGCTGACCGGCGCCGAATGGTGCGACATCTGTCAGGATGAGCTAGGCCCCGGGCACCGCGCTCTTGGTCGATAG
- the hyi gene encoding hydroxypyruvate isomerase has translation MPRFSANLSMLFGEHDFLDRFDAAARAGFKGVEYIGPYDHAPEVVAARLKKNGLAQVLFNLPAGDWGKGERGIAVLPDRVPEFRQGVAKAITYAHALGCEQVNCLAGIAPRGVERSVLEDVFAENLAFAAEKLAQAGIRLLIEPINTRDIPGFFLNYSDQALALIDRVGSKNLFLQYDIYHMQIMEGDLARTIEANLDRIAHIQLADNPGRHEPGTGEINFPFLYNHIDRIGYTGWIGAEYKPKGGTEAGLGWFREFAGQGSAAA, from the coding sequence ATGCCGCGTTTTTCAGCCAATCTCTCGATGCTCTTTGGCGAGCACGATTTCCTCGACCGCTTCGATGCCGCCGCCCGCGCCGGTTTCAAGGGTGTCGAATATATCGGGCCTTATGACCATGCGCCGGAGGTGGTTGCGGCGAGGCTGAAGAAGAATGGCCTGGCGCAGGTGCTGTTCAACCTGCCGGCCGGAGACTGGGGCAAGGGCGAGCGCGGCATTGCGGTGTTGCCGGATCGTGTTCCCGAGTTCCGGCAAGGCGTCGCCAAGGCGATCACCTACGCGCATGCGCTGGGTTGCGAACAGGTCAACTGCCTCGCAGGCATCGCGCCGCGAGGCGTCGAGCGTTCAGTGCTGGAAGATGTCTTCGCCGAAAACCTGGCTTTCGCAGCGGAGAAGCTGGCGCAGGCCGGCATCAGGCTGTTGATCGAGCCGATCAACACGCGCGATATTCCGGGCTTCTTCCTGAACTATTCGGACCAGGCCCTGGCGCTCATCGACCGCGTCGGCTCGAAGAACCTGTTCCTGCAATACGACATCTATCACATGCAGATCATGGAGGGGGATCTCGCCCGCACCATCGAGGCAAACCTCGACCGCATCGCGCATATCCAGCTTGCGGACAATCCCGGCCGTCATGAGCCGGGGACGGGCGAGATCAATTTTCCTTTTCTGTACAACCACATCGACCGCATCGGCTATACCGGTTGGATCGGGGCGGAGTACAAGCCGAAGGGCGGGACGGAAGCCGGACTGGGATGGTTCCGGGAGTTTGCCGGGCAGGGCAGTGCGGCGGCGTAG
- a CDS encoding 2-hydroxy-3-oxopropionate reductase yields MDTIGFIGLGIMGAPMAGHLLDAGYTVVASDHRSKPPADLVAKGLKTVSGHHAVARAADIIITMVPDTPEVADVLFGDNGVASGLTEGKLVIDMSSISPIETKAFAKKVNDLGCDYLDAPVSGGEVGAKAASLTIMVGGEEKAFERARPVFEKMGKNITLVGPNGVGQTTKVANQIVVALTIEAVAEALVFASKAGADPAKVRQALMGGLAASRILEVHGERMIKRSFAPGFRIELHQKDLNLALEGAKALGVSLPNTSTTQQLFNSCAANDGAKEDHSALVRALERMAGHGLGE; encoded by the coding sequence ATGGACACCATCGGTTTCATAGGCCTCGGCATCATGGGCGCGCCGATGGCGGGGCATCTGCTCGATGCGGGCTACACCGTTGTCGCCAGCGACCACCGCTCGAAACCGCCGGCCGATCTCGTCGCCAAGGGTCTGAAGACCGTCTCCGGCCATCACGCCGTGGCACGTGCCGCCGACATCATCATCACCATGGTTCCCGACACGCCTGAGGTGGCCGATGTACTCTTCGGCGACAACGGTGTCGCGTCTGGCCTGACCGAGGGCAAGCTGGTCATCGACATGAGCTCGATCTCGCCGATCGAGACCAAGGCTTTTGCCAAGAAGGTCAACGACCTCGGCTGCGACTATCTCGATGCGCCGGTATCGGGCGGCGAGGTCGGCGCCAAGGCCGCGTCGCTGACCATCATGGTCGGCGGCGAGGAAAAGGCCTTCGAGCGCGCCAGGCCGGTGTTCGAGAAGATGGGAAAGAACATCACGCTGGTTGGCCCCAACGGTGTCGGCCAGACCACCAAGGTCGCCAACCAGATCGTCGTTGCGTTGACCATTGAAGCGGTCGCCGAAGCCCTTGTTTTCGCATCGAAAGCCGGCGCCGATCCGGCCAAGGTGCGACAAGCGCTGATGGGCGGGCTGGCGGCCTCGCGCATCCTCGAAGTGCATGGCGAGCGCATGATCAAACGCAGCTTCGCGCCGGGCTTTCGCATCGAACTGCACCAGAAGGATCTCAACCTGGCGCTTGAAGGGGCAAAAGCGCTTGGCGTTTCGCTGCCCAACACCTCGACGACGCAGCAATTGTTCAACTCCTGCGCGGCCAATGACGGCGCCAAGGAGGATCACTCGGCGCTGGTCAGGGCGCTGGAGCGAATGGCGGGACATGGGTTAGGGGAATAG
- the gcl gene encoding glyoxylate carboligase — translation MARMRAVDAAVLVLEKEGISCAFGVPGAAINPFYSAVKARGTIRHILARHVEAASHMAEGYTRAKSGNIGLCIGTSGPAGTDMITGLYSAAADSIPILCITGQAPRARLNKEDFQAVDIAAIAAPVAKWAVTVMEPYLVPMALQKAFHLMRSSRPGPVLVDLPVDVQLAEIEFDIDAYEPLVPFKPAMSRGQAEKALKMLNAAEKPVIVAGGGIINADASDLLIEFAEVTGVPVIPTLMGWGAIPDDHRLMAGMCGLQTSHLYGNATMLEADFVFGIGNRWANRHTGSVDVYTRGKKFIHVDIEPTQIGRVFAPDLGVVSDAGAALKMLLDVATEWKTARKLRDWSGWARECQGRKKTMKRKTHFDQVPLKPQRVYEEMNKAFGRDTTYVTTIGLSQIAGAQFLHVYKPRNWINCGQAGPLGWTLPAALGVRAADPQRNIVALSGDYDFQFMIEELAAGAQHKLPYIHVVVNNAYLGLIRQAQRGFSMDFEVSLAFENVNRKDGPEAGYGVDHVAVAEAMGCKAIRVRRPEEFAGAFKQAQRLMKEHQVPVVLEFILERVTNISMGTEIDKITEFEELAEHHEDAPTAIVMLD, via the coding sequence ATGGCCAGGATGCGCGCGGTTGACGCAGCGGTTCTCGTTCTCGAAAAGGAAGGCATTTCCTGCGCCTTCGGCGTGCCGGGTGCGGCGATCAACCCGTTCTATTCGGCGGTAAAGGCGAGGGGTACGATCCGTCACATCCTCGCGCGCCATGTCGAGGCGGCCTCGCACATGGCCGAAGGGTATACCCGCGCCAAGTCAGGCAATATTGGCCTGTGCATCGGCACTTCGGGCCCGGCCGGCACCGACATGATCACCGGTCTCTATTCGGCCGCGGCCGATTCCATCCCGATCCTCTGCATCACCGGCCAGGCGCCGCGGGCGCGTCTCAACAAGGAGGATTTCCAGGCCGTCGACATCGCCGCCATTGCCGCACCCGTCGCCAAATGGGCGGTCACCGTCATGGAACCCTACCTCGTGCCGATGGCGCTGCAGAAGGCGTTCCACCTGATGCGCTCGTCGCGGCCGGGGCCGGTCCTCGTCGATCTGCCGGTCGACGTGCAACTGGCCGAGATCGAGTTCGATATCGATGCCTATGAGCCGCTGGTGCCGTTCAAGCCGGCAATGTCGCGGGGCCAGGCCGAGAAGGCGCTGAAAATGCTCAACGCGGCCGAAAAACCTGTCATCGTCGCCGGCGGCGGCATCATCAATGCCGATGCCTCGGATCTGCTGATCGAGTTCGCCGAAGTCACCGGCGTACCCGTCATTCCGACGCTGATGGGCTGGGGCGCGATCCCCGACGACCATCGGCTGATGGCCGGCATGTGCGGGCTGCAGACGTCGCATCTCTACGGCAATGCGACGATGCTCGAAGCCGACTTCGTCTTCGGCATCGGCAACCGCTGGGCCAACCGCCATACCGGCTCAGTCGACGTCTACACGAGGGGCAAAAAATTCATCCATGTCGACATCGAGCCGACCCAGATCGGCCGGGTCTTCGCGCCGGATCTCGGTGTCGTCTCGGATGCCGGTGCGGCACTGAAAATGCTGCTCGACGTCGCCACCGAATGGAAGACGGCGCGGAAACTGCGCGACTGGTCGGGCTGGGCCAGGGAATGCCAGGGCCGCAAGAAGACGATGAAGCGCAAGACGCATTTCGACCAGGTGCCGCTGAAGCCGCAGCGCGTCTACGAGGAGATGAACAAGGCATTCGGCCGCGACACCACCTATGTCACCACGATCGGCCTTTCGCAGATCGCCGGCGCGCAGTTCCTGCATGTCTACAAGCCGCGCAACTGGATCAATTGCGGCCAGGCCGGCCCGCTCGGCTGGACGCTGCCGGCAGCGCTTGGCGTTCGCGCCGCCGACCCGCAGCGCAATATCGTGGCGCTGTCTGGCGACTATGATTTCCAGTTCATGATCGAGGAACTGGCGGCCGGCGCGCAGCACAAATTGCCCTATATCCATGTCGTGGTGAACAATGCCTATCTCGGCCTGATCCGCCAGGCGCAGCGCGGCTTTTCGATGGATTTCGAGGTCAGCCTCGCCTTCGAGAACGTCAACCGAAAAGACGGTCCCGAGGCTGGCTATGGCGTCGACCACGTTGCTGTTGCCGAGGCCATGGGCTGCAAGGCGATCCGGGTGCGCAGGCCGGAGGAATTCGCCGGCGCGTTCAAGCAGGCGCAGCGCCTGATGAAGGAGCACCAGGTTCCCGTCGTGCTTGAATTCATCTTAGAGCGCGTCACCAACATTTCGATGGGCACCGAAATCGACAAGATCACCGAATTCGAGGAGCTTGCCGAACACCATGAAGACGCCCCCACGGCGATCGTCATGCTGGATTAA